A window of Hymenobacter aerilatus contains these coding sequences:
- the ftsH gene encoding ATP-dependent zinc metalloprotease FtsH, giving the protein MPDPTPKKKKPTLPSPAPRPGMQLWVLLGLVVFILGVVYFTGTNSATKINQQRFEQLLAAGEVSKITLLNDKLVQVTLTREAAQKNVANRDSRSRPALGATSANAPQYYFPVVDGKSFKDDLDKLQANLPAGQKKIGLDIETDQGYGQYISTWGVLILLFVGFWFLMRRMSGAGGPGGQIFNIGKSRAALFEGGDKVKVTFKDVAGLEEAKEEVEEIVEFLRNPSKFTVLGGKIPKGALLVGPPGTGKTLLAKAVAGEADVPFFSLSGSDFVEMFVGVGAARVRDLFKQAKAKAPCIIFIDEIDAIGRSRSRGNVPGGNDERENTLNSLLVEMDGFGTDSGVIILAATNRPDTLDSALLRPGRFDRQISIDKPDINGRTQIFNVHLKPLTLNDDVEAKKLAAQTPGFAGAEIANVCNEAALIAARRDKKKVGMQDFTDAIDRVIGGLEKKNKIISPDEKRIVAYHEAGHAVAGWFLEHADPLVKVSIVPRGVAALGYAQYLPREQFLYNTEQLTDEMCMALGGRAAEELIFGKISTGALSDLERITKMAYSIVTMYGMNPKLGNISYYDSKGQNEYGFSKPYSEATSQMIDEEVRSIIEAAYARTKNLLTERGKELETIAQELLAKEVLLQDDLERLVGPRPYGAQTSYQAHMAGTDRSETLSELKDEHPVALGDDLPDMNLPGIDDRPEGPRSTDVPSGGAVTPV; this is encoded by the coding sequence ATGCCTGATCCAACGCCCAAAAAGAAAAAACCTACGCTTCCTTCCCCCGCTCCGCGGCCGGGAATGCAGTTGTGGGTGTTGCTGGGGCTGGTAGTGTTCATCCTTGGGGTGGTCTACTTCACCGGCACCAATTCTGCTACTAAAATCAATCAACAACGCTTCGAGCAGCTGTTAGCAGCTGGCGAGGTAAGCAAAATTACCCTGCTCAACGACAAGTTGGTGCAGGTGACTCTCACGCGTGAGGCCGCTCAGAAAAACGTGGCCAACCGCGACTCACGTAGCCGGCCAGCGCTGGGCGCTACCAGCGCCAATGCGCCGCAATACTACTTTCCGGTAGTAGATGGCAAGTCATTTAAAGACGATCTGGACAAGCTCCAGGCGAATCTGCCAGCCGGTCAGAAGAAAATTGGTCTCGATATCGAGACCGACCAGGGTTATGGTCAGTATATCAGCACCTGGGGCGTTCTGATTCTGCTCTTTGTGGGTTTCTGGTTCTTAATGCGTCGCATGAGCGGCGCCGGTGGCCCTGGTGGTCAGATCTTCAACATTGGTAAATCCCGTGCTGCTTTGTTTGAAGGTGGCGACAAGGTGAAGGTCACGTTTAAGGACGTGGCTGGCCTGGAAGAGGCCAAGGAAGAAGTAGAAGAAATAGTAGAGTTTCTGCGCAATCCGTCCAAGTTCACGGTGCTCGGGGGTAAGATTCCGAAAGGTGCTTTGCTGGTTGGCCCTCCCGGTACGGGTAAAACCTTGTTGGCTAAAGCCGTAGCCGGCGAAGCTGATGTGCCGTTCTTCTCTCTGTCGGGTTCCGACTTTGTGGAGATGTTTGTGGGGGTAGGCGCCGCCCGCGTGCGCGACCTGTTCAAACAAGCCAAGGCCAAAGCACCTTGTATTATCTTCATCGACGAGATTGACGCCATTGGTCGTAGCCGTTCGCGCGGCAACGTACCCGGTGGTAACGACGAGCGTGAGAATACGCTTAACTCGCTGCTGGTAGAAATGGACGGCTTCGGTACCGACTCCGGTGTGATTATCCTGGCTGCTACCAACCGCCCCGATACATTGGACTCGGCCCTGCTGCGCCCCGGTCGTTTCGACCGGCAGATCAGTATCGACAAACCCGATATCAACGGCCGCACGCAGATTTTCAACGTGCACCTGAAGCCGCTTACACTGAATGACGATGTGGAGGCGAAGAAACTGGCTGCTCAGACGCCTGGTTTTGCCGGCGCCGAAATTGCTAACGTCTGCAACGAAGCCGCGCTGATTGCCGCCCGCCGCGACAAGAAGAAGGTAGGGATGCAGGACTTCACCGACGCCATCGACCGCGTGATTGGGGGCTTGGAGAAAAAGAACAAGATTATCAGCCCCGATGAGAAGCGCATTGTGGCCTACCATGAGGCTGGCCACGCGGTTGCGGGCTGGTTCCTGGAGCACGCCGACCCGTTGGTAAAGGTCAGCATCGTGCCGCGTGGGGTAGCGGCTCTGGGTTACGCCCAGTACCTGCCCCGCGAACAGTTCCTCTACAACACCGAGCAGCTAACCGACGAAATGTGCATGGCCCTAGGTGGCCGGGCCGCTGAAGAGTTGATTTTCGGTAAGATTTCGACTGGCGCGCTGAGCGACCTGGAGCGCATCACGAAGATGGCTTATTCTATCGTGACGATGTATGGCATGAATCCCAAGCTGGGCAACATCTCCTACTACGACTCGAAAGGTCAGAACGAGTATGGCTTTTCGAAACCCTATTCGGAGGCTACTTCGCAGATGATTGATGAGGAGGTACGCAGCATTATTGAAGCCGCTTACGCCCGTACCAAAAACCTGCTGACTGAGCGCGGCAAGGAGTTGGAAACCATTGCGCAGGAGCTGCTGGCTAAGGAAGTATTGTTGCAGGACGACCTAGAGCGCCTTGTGGGTCCGCGCCCTTATGGTGCCCAGACCAGCTATCAGGCGCACATGGCCGGCACTGACCGCAGCGAAACGCTGAGCGAGCTGAAAGATGAGCACCCCGTAGCCCTCGGCGACGACCTGCCCGACATGAACCTACCCGGCATCGACGACAGGCCCGAAGGACCACGCTCCACCGATGTTCCCAGCGGCGGGGCTGTAACGCCCGTGTAG
- a CDS encoding LutC/YkgG family protein, whose product MAESSRDILLRRIREAVQTPAPQPPAPDFGMPLHPRVPEGELDIAFVESFRRIGGEFYYCESEEHFFDQLFIYKKEKELNNLYVWEPELKKLLHQGSIVFNGDETDFISNADAGLTTCEALIARTGSILVSAATASGRRLSIYPDQHLVLARTSQVVADIGDGLARVREQHGDKLPSMISLTTGPSRTADIEKTLVLGAHGPRSLVLFLLDDATSPA is encoded by the coding sequence ATGGCTGAGTCGTCTCGTGATATTCTCTTGCGCCGCATTCGGGAGGCAGTGCAAACACCGGCGCCACAGCCGCCCGCACCCGATTTTGGGATGCCGCTGCACCCACGGGTACCCGAGGGGGAGTTGGATATTGCGTTTGTAGAGAGCTTCCGACGCATAGGAGGCGAGTTCTATTACTGCGAGTCGGAGGAGCACTTTTTTGATCAGCTGTTCATTTACAAGAAAGAGAAGGAGCTGAACAACCTGTACGTGTGGGAGCCAGAGTTGAAAAAGCTACTCCACCAAGGCAGCATTGTCTTCAACGGCGACGAAACCGACTTTATCAGCAACGCCGATGCGGGCCTGACCACCTGTGAAGCGCTGATAGCCCGCACGGGCAGCATCTTAGTGAGTGCCGCCACGGCCAGCGGCCGCCGTCTCAGTATCTACCCCGATCAGCACCTGGTGCTGGCCCGCACTTCGCAGGTGGTAGCCGATATTGGCGACGGGCTGGCGCGGGTGCGCGAGCAGCACGGCGACAAGCTGCCTTCTATGATTTCCTTAACTACCGGCCCTAGCCGCACGGCCGATATTGAAAAAACGCTGGTGCTCGGTGCCCACGGCCCGCGCAGCCTCGTGCTGTTCTTACTGGATGACGCCACCTCGCCTGCCTGA
- a CDS encoding UDP-2,3-diacylglucosamine diphosphatase produces MTPPRLPDLALPPGRRVYFASDFHLGTPTAASSLARERKIVRWLDEVAPDAAAIYLLGDIFDFWFEYRHAIPRGFIRLQGKLAELTDAGIPIIFFTGNHDMWMFDYFTQELDIPIHRHPVSQRIGGHEFHMGHGDGLGPKDHVYKVLKRVFASPVSQWLFARIHPNLGIGIANGWSRRSRIQNTKVEEVYQGDAEWLLQYCRELEQQQHHDYYIFGHRHLPLDVEVAPGSRYLNLGEWVNFCSYAVYDGETLALQYFEQAD; encoded by the coding sequence ATGACGCCACCTCGCCTGCCTGATCTGGCCCTACCCCCCGGTCGCCGGGTGTACTTCGCCTCCGATTTCCACTTGGGCACGCCCACAGCCGCCAGCTCCCTGGCGCGGGAGCGTAAAATCGTGCGCTGGCTGGACGAAGTAGCCCCCGATGCTGCCGCTATCTATTTGCTGGGCGACATCTTCGATTTCTGGTTTGAATACCGGCACGCCATTCCGCGCGGGTTTATCCGGTTGCAGGGCAAACTAGCCGAGTTGACCGATGCGGGCATCCCCATCATTTTCTTCACCGGAAACCACGATATGTGGATGTTTGACTACTTCACCCAGGAGTTGGACATTCCCATTCACCGCCACCCGGTAAGCCAGCGCATTGGTGGGCACGAGTTTCATATGGGCCACGGCGACGGGCTAGGCCCGAAAGATCATGTGTACAAAGTGCTGAAGCGCGTATTCGCCTCGCCCGTGTCGCAGTGGCTGTTTGCGCGCATTCACCCCAACCTGGGCATTGGCATTGCTAATGGTTGGAGCCGGCGGAGCCGCATTCAGAATACCAAGGTAGAAGAAGTGTACCAAGGTGACGCGGAGTGGCTGCTGCAATACTGCCGCGAACTGGAGCAGCAGCAGCACCACGATTACTATATTTTTGGGCACCGCCACTTGCCGCTCGACGTAGAAGTAGCCCCCGGCAGCCGCTACCTCAACCTCGGCGAATGGGTCAATTTTTGTTCCTACGCGGTGTATGATGGTGAAACCCTGGCTCTCCAGTATTTCGAACAAGCTGACTAG
- a CDS encoding DUF6600 domain-containing protein, with product MITFLKRSGLVWALGLVLSALTPRLAAAQPSVSVSYQTFYDELSPYGRWVQDPDYGYVWLPNVGPDFQPYSTNGYWAMTEYGNTWVSNYDWGWAPFHYGRWRYSDYYGWSWLPGTDWGPAWVSWRSGGGYYGWAPLGPSVNINVSFGPRYVVPNTAWVFVPQQYLVSPRWHDYYVRPARNVTIINNTTIINNTYVQNNRTYVTGPRRSELEAVTRSRVNVYNVSNVNRPGRVAMQQNSLGFYRPDVRAGRADAPRTVERRYDNSADYRSRGRVVSAGADNRPAYGDTRELRNRASYDQPRNLADAGRTYPAQRPEHTQPFGETSPASNPERAGWGGYGGRGRVGQSTDMQPERQVGRPRESQGQWQRVEQVPQRQQAAPQLQPAAPQHQQTQQLPTGRSEQSEGGRSFGQGGGSRGRVR from the coding sequence ATGATAACCTTTCTAAAGAGAAGCGGTCTGGTTTGGGCACTGGGGTTGGTGCTGAGTGCGCTGACTCCCCGGCTGGCAGCGGCGCAGCCTAGCGTCAGCGTTAGCTACCAGACCTTCTACGACGAGTTGAGCCCCTACGGCCGCTGGGTGCAAGACCCCGACTATGGCTACGTGTGGCTACCCAACGTGGGTCCCGATTTTCAGCCCTATAGCACCAACGGCTACTGGGCCATGACGGAGTACGGCAACACTTGGGTATCCAACTACGACTGGGGCTGGGCGCCGTTTCACTACGGCCGTTGGCGCTACTCCGACTACTACGGCTGGAGCTGGCTACCCGGCACCGACTGGGGACCGGCCTGGGTGAGCTGGCGCAGCGGCGGTGGCTACTACGGCTGGGCACCCCTAGGGCCCAGCGTGAACATCAACGTATCTTTCGGGCCGCGCTATGTGGTGCCCAATACAGCCTGGGTATTTGTGCCCCAGCAATACCTAGTGAGCCCACGCTGGCATGATTACTACGTGCGACCTGCCCGCAACGTCACTATTATCAATAATACCACTATCATCAACAATACCTACGTGCAGAACAACCGCACGTACGTAACCGGCCCACGTCGTAGTGAGCTGGAAGCTGTGACCCGCAGTCGTGTGAACGTTTACAACGTGAGCAACGTGAACCGGCCGGGCCGGGTGGCGATGCAACAAAACTCCCTGGGCTTCTACCGGCCCGATGTACGTGCCGGTCGTGCCGATGCGCCCCGCACCGTGGAGCGCCGCTACGACAATAGCGCTGATTACCGCAGCCGGGGTAGGGTAGTAAGTGCCGGCGCCGACAATCGCCCCGCGTATGGTGATACGCGTGAGTTGCGGAATAGAGCCAGCTATGACCAACCACGCAATCTGGCTGATGCCGGCCGTACCTACCCTGCCCAGCGCCCCGAGCATACGCAGCCGTTTGGCGAAACGTCTCCTGCTAGTAATCCCGAGCGTGCCGGATGGGGCGGCTATGGTGGCCGCGGCCGGGTAGGGCAAAGCACCGACATGCAGCCAGAGCGCCAAGTAGGCCGCCCGCGAGAAAGCCAGGGTCAATGGCAACGCGTGGAGCAAGTGCCGCAACGCCAGCAAGCCGCGCCGCAACTCCAGCCAGCAGCTCCCCAGCACCAGCAGACGCAGCAGCTACCAACCGGCCGTAGCGAGCAAAGCGAGGGCGGACGCTCGTTTGGGCAAGGTGGCGGCAGTCGTGGTCGGGTCCGGTAG
- a CDS encoding zinc-dependent alcohol dehydrogenase, with protein sequence MKALVIHGANDVRVDTVDDPKIQDGRDAIIRVTSTAICGSDLHIYDGAIPQPRPMILGHEFMGIVEEVGRGVGNLKVGDRVVVPFPIACGTCFFCNHALPGHCENSNPDHYGPEGGLLTEKGGALFGYTDLYGGYDGGQAEYVRVPYADFGPRKVPDSLSDDQVLFLTDIFPTGYSAIDWGEVKGGETVLIFGAGPVGIMAAKSAWLRGAARVFIVDVEQYRLDKAKQTANVETILWESYDGVIEQIRSVTNNRGADVCVDAVGFEANRSVLDKAKAVLNLEKGTDKVLLACMSAVRRGGIVSVVGVYSSPYDNFPIHQFFDKGITIRGGQAPAQAHIDKLLQYVIEGKVKLDDIITHRLPLSEAPHGYDIFKKKKDNCVKVVLTP encoded by the coding sequence ATGAAAGCACTCGTGATTCACGGGGCGAACGATGTTCGCGTCGATACCGTCGATGATCCAAAGATTCAGGATGGCCGCGACGCCATCATCCGCGTGACCAGTACGGCCATCTGCGGTTCCGATCTGCACATCTACGACGGTGCCATTCCGCAGCCCCGGCCCATGATACTGGGCCACGAGTTTATGGGTATTGTGGAGGAGGTAGGCCGTGGCGTGGGCAATCTGAAGGTAGGGGACCGGGTAGTGGTGCCTTTTCCAATTGCCTGTGGTACCTGCTTCTTTTGCAACCATGCCTTGCCAGGCCACTGCGAAAACTCTAACCCCGACCACTACGGCCCCGAAGGCGGCCTGCTCACGGAGAAAGGCGGCGCCCTCTTTGGTTACACCGACCTCTACGGCGGCTACGACGGCGGCCAGGCTGAGTACGTGCGCGTGCCCTACGCCGACTTTGGCCCGCGCAAAGTGCCCGATTCGCTCAGCGACGACCAGGTGCTATTCCTCACCGATATCTTCCCGACCGGCTACTCAGCCATTGACTGGGGCGAGGTGAAAGGCGGCGAAACTGTGCTGATTTTTGGGGCCGGACCAGTAGGCATCATGGCCGCCAAATCGGCGTGGCTGCGTGGGGCTGCGCGGGTGTTTATTGTCGATGTAGAGCAGTATCGCCTCGACAAAGCCAAGCAAACGGCCAACGTAGAAACCATCTTGTGGGAAAGCTACGATGGCGTAATTGAGCAAATCCGCAGCGTGACCAACAACCGCGGCGCCGATGTGTGCGTGGATGCCGTGGGCTTCGAGGCTAACCGGAGCGTGCTGGACAAAGCCAAAGCGGTACTCAACCTCGAAAAAGGTACCGATAAGGTGCTGCTGGCCTGTATGAGCGCTGTGCGTCGGGGTGGTATTGTGTCGGTGGTAGGCGTGTACAGCTCGCCCTACGACAACTTTCCTATTCACCAATTCTTTGACAAAGGCATCACCATTCGCGGTGGTCAGGCGCCCGCCCAGGCCCACATCGACAAGCTGCTGCAATACGTGATAGAAGGCAAGGTAAAGCTCGACGACATCATCACCCACCGTTTACCCCTGTCGGAAGCGCCCCATGGCTACGACATCTTCAAGAAGAAGAAAGACAACTGCGTGAAAGTGGTGCTGACGCCTTAA
- a CDS encoding FMN-dependent NADH-azoreductase produces MNILNIVSSPRGDQSFSIKLADAIIGKLLEDTPGSTVTTRDLATNPFPHLEAAKLQSLFTPAPDRTPEQQLAAKHSDDAIAEVQAADIIVIGAPLYNFGIPSVLKAWIDHICRAGITFKYVNGQPQGLVTGKKVYIAMASGGIYSEGPAASNDFVAPYLQAVLSFIGLTDVTVVRVEGVSIPGLQDTALAKALATLQPELADEAI; encoded by the coding sequence ATGAACATTCTCAACATTGTTTCCAGCCCGCGCGGGGACCAATCATTCAGCATTAAACTAGCTGATGCCATCATAGGCAAGTTGCTGGAAGATACTCCTGGTAGCACTGTGACTACCCGCGACCTGGCTACCAACCCCTTTCCGCATCTGGAAGCCGCCAAGCTCCAGTCGCTCTTCACGCCGGCCCCCGACCGCACCCCAGAGCAGCAACTAGCCGCTAAGCATTCCGACGACGCCATAGCCGAGGTGCAAGCCGCCGACATTATTGTGATTGGCGCCCCGCTTTACAACTTTGGGATTCCCTCGGTGCTCAAGGCCTGGATTGACCACATCTGCCGGGCCGGTATCACGTTCAAATACGTGAATGGGCAGCCACAAGGCCTCGTGACGGGCAAGAAGGTATACATAGCCATGGCAAGCGGCGGCATCTACTCCGAAGGGCCGGCAGCAAGTAATGATTTTGTGGCGCCCTACCTACAAGCCGTGCTCAGCTTTATTGGCCTGACCGACGTGACGGTAGTACGCGTAGAAGGTGTGTCCATCCCCGGATTGCAAGATACGGCACTGGCAAAAGCCCTGGCTACCCTGCAACCCGAGCTTGCCGACGAAGCTATTTAA
- the pta gene encoding phosphate acetyltransferase — MTKTVFIATAEPYSGKSLIALGLVNMLLSKAQKVGYFKPIIDASPREKKDVRLQTVLQHFKLPIAYEDTYAYTRPEVLRLIENNGQGEIIDTIIHKFKQIEENYDFTVVEGSDFVGPGTAFEFGYNARIAKNLGAPVILVLSGDDKPTAQIINNVLTTLRSFETNEVQVLMVVVNKVAPAQLDDVRELLQAQLPAELILAVIPAEKELSQPTMREIYEGLDAKLLFGEESLTNQVDNFVTGAMQVPNFLNFLKPNVLIVTPGDRGDIIICALQANLSASYPRVAGIVLTAGTEPEAPVLRLIEGLQTVVPIIAVPTGTFETSTRVAAIKSRITPDNTRKIRLAINTFERYVDRAALEEKMVSFRSEGITPHMFQYRLLQWAKRQRKHIVLPEGNDDRILRAAAHLLRQEVVDLTILGNPDEVAASVKRLGLNLPLGHLQVVDPVQSPHYPEYVETFYELRKAKGVNQDMARDLLRDVSYFGSMMVYKGHADGMVSGAVHTTQHTIRPALQFIKTKPGMSVVSSVFFMCLPDRVAVFGDCAVNPNPTAEQLAEIAMASADSSKAFGIEPRVAMLSYSSGTSGEGADVDKVRQATQLVREKRPDLKVEGPIQYDAAVDPLVGRQKLPGSEVAGQASVLIFPDLNTGNNTYKAVQRETGALAIGPVLQGLNKPVNDLSRGCTVDDILNTVIITAIQAQQG; from the coding sequence ATGACCAAAACCGTCTTCATTGCCACGGCCGAGCCGTACAGCGGCAAATCCCTGATAGCCTTGGGCCTAGTGAATATGCTGCTCAGCAAAGCGCAGAAAGTGGGCTATTTCAAGCCCATTATTGACGCAAGCCCGCGGGAAAAGAAGGACGTGCGCCTCCAAACGGTGCTCCAGCATTTCAAGCTGCCCATTGCCTACGAAGACACTTACGCCTACACTCGCCCGGAAGTGCTTCGGCTGATTGAAAACAACGGGCAGGGTGAAATCATCGACACGATCATTCACAAGTTCAAGCAGATAGAGGAAAATTACGACTTCACGGTGGTGGAGGGTAGCGACTTTGTGGGGCCCGGTACGGCCTTTGAGTTTGGCTACAACGCACGCATTGCCAAGAACCTGGGCGCACCGGTTATTCTGGTGCTTTCGGGTGATGACAAGCCGACTGCTCAGATTATCAACAACGTGCTCACTACCCTGCGCAGCTTCGAGACCAATGAGGTGCAGGTGCTGATGGTGGTGGTGAATAAAGTAGCACCCGCTCAACTCGACGACGTACGTGAGTTACTGCAAGCCCAGTTGCCCGCCGAGTTGATTCTGGCCGTGATTCCGGCCGAAAAAGAACTGTCGCAGCCGACCATGCGCGAGATATATGAGGGACTAGACGCTAAGCTGCTGTTTGGGGAAGAGTCGCTCACCAATCAGGTCGACAACTTCGTGACGGGGGCTATGCAGGTGCCCAACTTCCTGAACTTCCTCAAGCCCAACGTGCTGATTGTGACGCCCGGCGACCGAGGCGACATCATTATCTGCGCGTTGCAGGCCAATCTGTCGGCCAGTTACCCGCGGGTGGCGGGCATTGTGCTCACGGCCGGCACGGAGCCCGAGGCACCGGTGCTGCGACTGATTGAGGGCCTGCAAACGGTGGTGCCGATTATAGCCGTGCCTACCGGCACTTTCGAAACCAGCACCCGCGTGGCGGCTATCAAGTCGCGCATCACGCCGGATAATACGCGTAAGATTCGGCTGGCTATCAATACTTTCGAGCGCTACGTGGATAGGGCAGCGTTGGAAGAAAAGATGGTGAGTTTCCGCTCCGAGGGCATTACGCCGCACATGTTTCAGTACCGCTTGTTGCAGTGGGCCAAGCGCCAGCGCAAGCACATTGTGCTACCCGAAGGCAACGACGACCGTATCCTGCGGGCCGCTGCACACCTGCTGCGCCAGGAGGTGGTAGACCTCACCATCCTGGGCAACCCCGATGAGGTAGCGGCCTCCGTGAAGCGCCTGGGTCTGAACCTGCCGCTGGGCCATTTGCAGGTGGTAGACCCGGTGCAGTCGCCGCATTACCCCGAGTACGTGGAGACGTTCTACGAGCTGCGCAAGGCCAAGGGCGTGAACCAGGATATGGCCCGCGACCTGCTCCGCGACGTGTCCTATTTCGGCTCGATGATGGTGTACAAAGGCCACGCCGACGGCATGGTGTCGGGGGCAGTGCACACCACGCAGCACACCATTCGGCCGGCGTTGCAGTTCATCAAAACCAAGCCGGGCATGTCGGTGGTATCGTCGGTGTTCTTTATGTGCCTACCCGACCGTGTGGCCGTGTTCGGCGACTGCGCCGTGAATCCCAACCCCACCGCCGAGCAACTAGCCGAAATTGCCATGGCCTCCGCCGACAGCAGCAAGGCATTCGGCATCGAGCCGCGCGTGGCCATGCTGTCCTACTCCTCGGGTACCTCCGGCGAGGGCGCCGACGTGGACAAAGTACGTCAGGCCACCCAACTGGTCCGCGAAAAGCGTCCCGACCTAAAAGTAGAAGGCCCTATCCAATACGATGCCGCCGTAGACCCCCTGGTAGGCCGCCAGAAGCTACCCGGCTCCGAGGTAGCCGGCCAAGCCAGCGTGCTCATCTTCCCCGACCTCAACACCGGCAACAACACCTACAAAGCCGTGCAGCGCGAAACCGGCGCCCTGGCCATTGGTCCTGTGTTGCAGGGTCTCAACAAGCCTGTAAACGACCTTAGCCGCGGCTGCACCGTGGATGATATTCTGAACACCGTAATCATCACGGCCATCCAGGCGCAGCAGGGGTAG
- a CDS encoding DUF808 domain-containing protein, producing the protein MPSGLFALLDDISALVKASAASLDDIPTQIAKTTGKVSGIVIDDTAVTPKYVVGLDPSRELSIIFQIAKKSLLNKLLILSPAALLLGYFAPWAITPILMVGGAYLCFEGYEKVHSMFSKSHEVDPESEDVKVITPEELEKQRVASAVRTDIILSAEIMAIAYSQVAGAPITNQILVMLAVAIFITVGVYGFVGLIVKMDDIGVHFAKGDYSPTVQSIGRGMVKFMPKFLLILGYVGTAAMLWVGAEIIAHGIPFTAHLLHELEHALANVPAVAWLAKVLACGIFGLVVGFIIEKIVGVVKKVIPNKG; encoded by the coding sequence ATGCCCTCCGGACTTTTTGCCTTACTAGATGATATATCGGCCTTGGTGAAGGCCAGTGCGGCCAGTTTAGATGATATACCTACCCAAATAGCCAAGACCACTGGCAAAGTATCCGGCATCGTGATTGACGATACGGCCGTGACACCCAAGTATGTGGTAGGGCTCGACCCGTCCCGCGAGCTGTCTATTATCTTTCAGATTGCCAAAAAGTCGCTGCTCAACAAGCTGCTGATTTTGAGCCCGGCAGCTTTGCTACTCGGCTATTTTGCGCCGTGGGCCATTACGCCCATTCTGATGGTAGGCGGCGCGTATCTGTGCTTCGAGGGCTACGAAAAGGTGCATTCCATGTTCAGCAAAAGCCACGAGGTAGACCCCGAAAGCGAAGACGTAAAAGTTATTACGCCCGAGGAACTGGAAAAGCAGCGGGTAGCCAGTGCTGTGCGCACGGATATTATTTTATCTGCCGAAATTATGGCTATTGCCTATAGCCAGGTAGCCGGCGCGCCCATCACAAACCAGATTCTGGTAATGCTGGCCGTCGCCATATTTATTACGGTAGGTGTGTATGGCTTCGTAGGCCTCATCGTGAAGATGGATGATATCGGCGTGCACTTTGCCAAAGGCGACTACAGCCCTACCGTTCAAAGCATCGGGCGCGGCATGGTGAAGTTTATGCCGAAGTTTCTACTCATCCTGGGGTATGTGGGCACAGCCGCCATGCTCTGGGTAGGTGCCGAAATCATTGCCCACGGTATTCCCTTCACCGCCCATTTGCTGCACGAACTGGAACACGCGCTGGCCAATGTGCCAGCCGTAGCTTGGCTGGCAAAGGTGTTGGCTTGCGGTATTTTCGGATTAGTTGTCGGGTTTATTATTGAGAAGATAGTGGGGGTGGTGAAGAAGGTAATTCCTAATAAAGGGTAG
- a CDS encoding acetate/propionate family kinase: protein MNIFVINCGSSSIKYQLFRWPTEQPVCSGLVERIGADNATITHKVFSEANDPTTQQLALALPDHEAGLREVVKLLTDPTAGVLHDPAEITVVGHRVVHGGEIFAATTFIDAEVKTEIRRLFALAPLHNPANLLGIEVAERIFPQAQQVAVFDTAFHQTLPEYAFRYALPEELYTEQRIRVYGFHGTSHKYVAEQATAYLGKPDARLITIHLGNGCSMAAVRGNKSLDTSMGFGPLAGLVMGTRSGDIDPSVVLHLLQELHYSPAQVSNLLNKESGMLGLTGFSDMRDITAALNQGDARAQLAYDLYAYRIRKYIGAYAAVLNGLDALVFTAGVGENDALVRQLSCQNLEFLGVQLDEAKNQTRAPGLREINRPESRVKVLVVPTNEELEIAQQCAALVEG, encoded by the coding sequence ATGAACATCTTCGTTATCAACTGCGGCAGCAGCTCCATTAAGTACCAACTGTTTCGCTGGCCTACTGAGCAGCCGGTGTGCAGCGGGCTGGTAGAGCGCATCGGGGCCGACAATGCCACCATCACCCACAAGGTATTCAGCGAAGCCAACGACCCCACTACCCAGCAGCTCGCGCTGGCCCTACCCGACCACGAGGCCGGCCTGCGCGAGGTAGTGAAGCTACTCACCGACCCCACCGCCGGCGTGCTCCACGACCCGGCCGAAATAACTGTAGTGGGTCACCGCGTGGTGCACGGCGGGGAAATCTTCGCCGCCACCACGTTTATTGATGCGGAGGTGAAGACCGAAATCCGTCGTTTGTTTGCGCTGGCGCCCCTGCACAACCCCGCCAATTTGCTGGGCATTGAGGTGGCCGAGCGCATCTTCCCGCAGGCCCAGCAAGTGGCAGTGTTCGATACCGCTTTCCACCAAACCCTACCCGAATACGCTTTCCGCTACGCCCTACCCGAGGAGTTGTACACCGAGCAGCGCATCCGGGTGTACGGCTTTCATGGCACCAGCCACAAGTATGTGGCCGAGCAAGCCACCGCCTACCTTGGCAAGCCCGATGCCCGCCTCATCACCATTCACCTAGGCAATGGGTGCAGCATGGCTGCCGTGCGGGGTAATAAGTCCTTAGATACCAGCATGGGCTTTGGGCCACTTGCGGGCCTGGTGATGGGCACCCGCTCCGGCGACATCGACCCCTCGGTGGTGCTGCACTTGCTACAAGAGCTGCACTACTCACCCGCACAAGTCAGCAACCTGCTGAACAAGGAAAGTGGCATGCTGGGCCTCACCGGCTTCAGCGACATGCGCGACATCACGGCTGCCCTTAACCAGGGCGACGCCCGCGCCCAGCTGGCCTACGACCTCTACGCCTACCGCATTCGCAAGTACATTGGAGCCTACGCCGCCGTGCTCAACGGCCTCGATGCGCTGGTGTTCACGGCCGGGGTAGGCGAAAACGACGCGCTGGTGCGCCAGCTGTCTTGCCAGAACCTGGAGTTCCTAGGCGTGCAGCTCGACGAAGCCAAAAACCAAACCCGCGCCCCCGGCCTACGCGAAATTAATAGGCCCGAGTCGCGGGTGAAGGTA